Proteins encoded by one window of Drosophila melanogaster chromosome X:
- the Scamp gene encoding scamp, isoform C, which produces MSGSGLDENPFGEPNLDNPFADPAIQQARRLQSGAALVSLEDYNPFEEQAKPQLQINSTNTAAVVQPLSQNIPPPQTSSLGASAPSTSIQITSEELQRRQEELDRKAAELDRREQQLQGNVPQLNNWPPLPDNFCVKPCFYQDFEVEIPPEFQKLVKRLYYIWIFYTMTLLANVIGGLILLFHAGEFETFFLAIFYTMLFSPASYVCWFRPAYKAFRNDSSFNFMVFFFIYFFQTLYSIVQAVGFNKMGYCGFITAIGQFDGQASGIIVGILLLNVAFCFTAVAVANVLMITKIHSIYRSTGASMAKAQAEFTTEFLRNQHVQEAASSAVNTAINSQFNNSRY; this is translated from the exons ATGTCCGGCTCCGGTCTCGACGAGAATCCCTTCGGGGAGCCCAATCTGGACAATCCGTTTGCG GACCCCGCCATCCAGCAGGCACGACGACTCCAGAGCGGCGCCGCCCTTGTCTCTCTTGAGGATTACAATCCATTCGAGGAGCAGGCCAAGCCGCAGCTGCAGATCAACTCAACGAACACGGCGGCGGTGGTCCAGCCGCTATCGCAGAACATTCCGCCCCCGCAGACCAGTTCCCTGGGCGCCTCGGCGCCTAGCACCAGCATACAGATCACCTCGGAGGAGCTGCAG CGCCGGCAGGAGGAGTTGGACCGCAAGGCCGCCGAACTGGACCGCCGCGAGCAGCAGCTACAGGGCAATGTGCCGCAGCTGAACAACTGGCCACCGCTGCCGGATAACTTTTGTGTAAAGCCGTGCTTCTACCAGGACTTCGAGGTGGAGATACCGCCCGAGTTCCAGAAACTGGTCAAGCGATTGTATTACATTTGGATTT TTTACACCATGACGTTGTTGGCCAACGTGATAGGCGGTCTAATTTTGCTGTTCCACGCTGGCGAATTCGAGACCTTCTTCCTGGCCATCTTCTACACGATGCTCTTCTCGCCCGCCTCCTATGTCTGCTG GTTCCGACCGGCGTACAAGGCATTCCGCAACGATTCGAGCTTCAACTTCATGGTCTTCTTCTTCATCTACTTCTTTCAAACGCTGTACTCGATTGTGCAGGCGGTGGGCTTCAACAAGATGGGCTACTGTGGCTTTATTACGGCCATCGGGCAGTTCGATGGGCAAGCGTCGGGTATTATCGTCGGCATTCTGCTGTTGAACGTGGCATTCTGTTTCACAGCGGTGGCCGTGGCCAATGTGCTGATGATCACAAAGATTCACTCGATCTACCGCAGCACAGGGGCCAGTATGGCCAAGGCCCAGGCGGAGTTCACCACCGAGTTTCTGCGCAACCAGCACGTCCAGGAAGCAGCCTCCTCGGCCGTTAATACGGCCATCAATTCGCAGTTTAACAACAGCAGGTACTAA
- the Scamp gene encoding scamp, isoform D: protein MSGSGLDENPFGEPNLDNPFADPAIQQARRLQSGAALVSLEDYNPFEEQAKPQLQINSTNTAAVVQPLSQNIPPPQTSSLGASAPSTSIQITSEELQVTHLAGRLALPPTQQ, encoded by the exons ATGTCCGGCTCCGGTCTCGACGAGAATCCCTTCGGGGAGCCCAATCTGGACAATCCGTTTGCG GACCCCGCCATCCAGCAGGCACGACGACTCCAGAGCGGCGCCGCCCTTGTCTCTCTTGAGGATTACAATCCATTCGAGGAGCAGGCCAAGCCGCAGCTGCAGATCAACTCAACGAACACGGCGGCGGTGGTCCAGCCGCTATCGCAGAACATTCCGCCCCCGCAGACCAGTTCCCTGGGCGCCTCGGCGCCTAGCACCAGCATACAGATCACCTCGGAGGAGCTGCAGGTAACCCACTTGGCCGGTCGTCTCGCGTTACCGCCCACACAACAGTGA
- the Ahcy gene encoding adenosylhomocysteinase, isoform C — protein sequence MSKPSYKVADISLAEWGRKAIIIAENEMPGLMACRKKYGPSKPLKGARITGCLHMTVQTAVLIETLVELGAQVQWSSCNIFSTQDNAAAAIAATGVPVYAWKGETDEEYMWCIEQTLVFPDGQPLNMILDDGGDLTNLVHEKFPQYLKNIKGLSEETTTGVHNLYKMFKEGRLGVPAINVNDSVTKSKFDNLYGCRESLIDGIKRATDVMIAGKVCCVAGYGDVGKGCAQALKGFGGRVIVTEVDPINALQAAMEGYEVTTMEEASKEASIFVTTTGCRDIITSVHLQQMPDDAIVCNIGHFDIEIDVDWLNANAKEKVNVKPQVDRYTMQSGKHIILLAEGRLVNLGCAHGHPSFVMSNSFTNQVLAQIELWTKSDKYAVGVHVLPKILDEEVASLHLEKLGVKLTKLTEKQATYLGVSQTGPFKPDHYRY from the exons ATGTCGAAGCCCAGCTACAAAGTCG CCGATATCAGTCTGGCGGAATGGGGACGCAAGGCGATCATTATTGCGGAGAACGAGATGCCCGGTCTGATGGCCTGCAGGAAGAAGTACGGCCCATCTAAGCCCCTCAAGGGCGCCCGCATCACCGGCTGCCTGCACATGACCGTCCAGACCGCCGTGCTCATCGAGACCCTCGTCGAACTGGGCGCTCAG GTCCAATGGTCCAGCTGCAACATCTTCAGCACCCAGGATAATGCTGCCGCGGCCATCGCTGCCACCGGCGTGCCCGTGTACGCCTGGAAGGGTGAGACCGATGAGGAGTACATGTGGTGCATCGAGCAGACCTTGGTCTTCCCCGACGGCCAGCCCCTGAACATGATCCTGGACGATGGCGGCGATCTGACCAACCTGGTGCACGAAAAGTTCCCCCAGTATCTGAAAAACATCAAGGGCCTCAGCGAGGAGACGACCACCGGTGTCCACAACCTGTACAAGATGTTCAAGGAGGGTCGTCTTGGCGTACCGGCCATCAATGTCAACGATTCGGTGACCAAGAGCAAGTTTGACAATCTGTATGGCTGCCGCGAGTCGCTGATCGATGGCATCAAGCGGGCCACGGACGTCATGATCGCTGGAAAGGTCTGCTGCGTGGCCGGATACGGTGATGTGGGCAAGGGCTGTGCCCAGGCACTGAAAGGATTCGGTGGTCGGGTGATCGTCACCGAGGTCGATCCCATCAACGCCCTGCAGGCGGCGATGGAGGGCTATGAGGTTACCACCATGGAGGAGGCCAGCAAGGAGGCTTCCATCTTTGTGACCACCACCGGCTGCCGGGACATCATCACCAGCGTGCACTTGCAACAAATGCCCGACGATGCCATCGTGTGCAACATCGGCCACTTCGACATCGAGATCGACGTGGACTGGCTAAACGCCAATGCCAAAGAAAAGGTGAACGTGAAGCCCCAAGTAGATCGGTACACAATGCAGAGTGGCAAGCACATCATCCTGCTGGCCGAGGGTCGTCTGGTGAACCTGGGCTGTGCCCACGGCCATCCCAGCTTCGTGATGTCCAACTCCTTCACCAACCAGGTGCTCGCCCAGATCGAGCTGTGGACCAAGTCCGACAAGTACGCCGTCGGCGTGCATGTCCTGCCCAAGATCCTCGACGAAGAGGTGGCCAGTCTTCATCTGGAGAAGCTGGGCGTAAAGCTGACCAAACTGACGGAGAAGCAGGCCACCTACTTGGGCGTCTCGCAGACCGGTCCCTTCAAGCCCGACCATTACCGGTACTGA
- the Ahcy gene encoding adenosylhomocysteinase, isoform B encodes MWCIEQTLVFPDGQPLNMILDDGGDLTNLVHEKFPQYLKNIKGLSEETTTGVHNLYKMFKEGRLGVPAINVNDSVTKSKFDNLYGCRESLIDGIKRATDVMIAGKVCCVAGYGDVGKGCAQALKGFGGRVIVTEVDPINALQAAMEGYEVTTMEEASKEASIFVTTTGCRDIITSVHLQQMPDDAIVCNIGHFDIEIDVDWLNANAKEKVNVKPQVDRYTMQSGKHIILLAEGRLVNLGCAHGHPSFVMSNSFTNQVLAQIELWTKSDKYAVGVHVLPKILDEEVASLHLEKLGVKLTKLTEKQATYLGVSQTGPFKPDHYRY; translated from the coding sequence ATGTGGTGCATCGAGCAGACCTTGGTCTTCCCCGACGGCCAGCCCCTGAACATGATCCTGGACGATGGCGGCGATCTGACCAACCTGGTGCACGAAAAGTTCCCCCAGTATCTGAAAAACATCAAGGGCCTCAGCGAGGAGACGACCACCGGTGTCCACAACCTGTACAAGATGTTCAAGGAGGGTCGTCTTGGCGTACCGGCCATCAATGTCAACGATTCGGTGACCAAGAGCAAGTTTGACAATCTGTATGGCTGCCGCGAGTCGCTGATCGATGGCATCAAGCGGGCCACGGACGTCATGATCGCTGGAAAGGTCTGCTGCGTGGCCGGATACGGTGATGTGGGCAAGGGCTGTGCCCAGGCACTGAAAGGATTCGGTGGTCGGGTGATCGTCACCGAGGTCGATCCCATCAACGCCCTGCAGGCGGCGATGGAGGGCTATGAGGTTACCACCATGGAGGAGGCCAGCAAGGAGGCTTCCATCTTTGTGACCACCACCGGCTGCCGGGACATCATCACCAGCGTGCACTTGCAACAAATGCCCGACGATGCCATCGTGTGCAACATCGGCCACTTCGACATCGAGATCGACGTGGACTGGCTAAACGCCAATGCCAAAGAAAAGGTGAACGTGAAGCCCCAAGTAGATCGGTACACAATGCAGAGTGGCAAGCACATCATCCTGCTGGCCGAGGGTCGTCTGGTGAACCTGGGCTGTGCCCACGGCCATCCCAGCTTCGTGATGTCCAACTCCTTCACCAACCAGGTGCTCGCCCAGATCGAGCTGTGGACCAAGTCCGACAAGTACGCCGTCGGCGTGCATGTCCTGCCCAAGATCCTCGACGAAGAGGTGGCCAGTCTTCATCTGGAGAAGCTGGGCGTAAAGCTGACCAAACTGACGGAGAAGCAGGCCACCTACTTGGGCGTCTCGCAGACCGGTCCCTTCAAGCCCGACCATTACCGGTACTGA
- the CG11655 gene encoding uncharacterized protein — protein sequence MSPHGRPGWEWSYLLLTLAVGFASTHGWMAHFRPAALTLQMERGDRVQLKLENVAPSTLQQPTRYHFRLESVDTDLASVPGENATISLDVFNTDTRDWTGDIVVNGHFLGQTKIQVKLYDSQRNTSELPTNWSNDSTLDVKIKRPKRVVDDIFLGTIILLMSLLYISFGAALNLDVLRGLITRPTGPCIGFVMQVVGMPLLSYALGVFIFPQAPAMQLGLFFTGISPSGGASNTWSAVLGGNIHLSVLMTTVSNVAAFATIPLWTITLGQLIFERAGIKVPYGKIASYSSSLVLPLLLGLLVQKRMPQVARVLVRLLKPVSAFIILFIIVFAIINNFYLFYLFSWQIVVAGMALPGLGYIFAFLAAKLLHQNAADALTIAIETGIQNTGIAIFLLTTTLESPEADITTVVPVSVAVMTPLPLLGIYLYNRCWGNKRISEASATASEAERIAGAIH from the exons ATGTCTCCGCACGGACGTCCTGGTTGGGAATGGAGCTACCTCCTGCTCACCCTGGCCGTGGGATTCGCATCCACCCACGGGTGGATGGCCCACTTTCGCCCAGCTGCGCTCACGTTGCAGATGGAGCGCGGGGATCGGGTGCAGCTCAAGCTGGAGAATGTGGCACCTTCCACGCTGCAGCAGCCGACGCGTTACCACTTCCGCCTGGAAAGTGTGGACACGGATTTGGCCAGTGTTCCAGGCGAGAATGCCACGATATCCCTGGATGTATTCAACACGGACACACGCGACTGGACGGGTGACATCGTAGTTAATGGCCATTTTCTGGGACAGACCAAGATCCAAGTGAAGCTGTACGACAGCCAGCGAAACACCAGTGAACTGCCCACCAATTGGAGCAACGACAGCACGCTGGACGTGAAGATCAAGCGACCGAAACGTGTGGTGGATGACATATTCCTGGGTACGATCATACTACTAATGTCGCTGCTGTACATCAGCTTTGGAGCCGCCCTAAATCTGGACGTGCTGAGGGGTCTGATCACCCGGCCAACCGGCCCGTGCATCGGATTTGTGATGCAGGTGGTGGGCATGCCTCTGCTCAGCTACGCCCTCGGCGTCTTCATCTTCCCCCAGGCGCCGGCCATGCAGCTGGGTCTCTTCTTCACCGGCATCTCGCCCAGCGGTGGGGCATCGAACACCTGGTCTGCCGTTCTCGGCGGTAATATACACCTCTCGGTGCTAATGACCACCGTTTCTAATGTTGCTGCCTTCGCCACCATACCGCTGTGGACCATAACACTTGGCCAGCTGATCTTCGAGCGAGCGGGCATCAAGGTGCCTTACGGCAAAATCGCCTCGTACAGCAGCAGCCTGGTCCTTCCGCTCCTGCTCGGGCTGCTCGTCCAGAAGAGAATGCCTCAGGTCGCTAGGGTGCTGGTCCGCCTGCTCAAGCCCGTCTCCGCCTTCATCATCCTGTTCATCATCGTGTTCGCGATCATCAACAACTTTTACCTGTTCTATTTGTTCTCCTGGCAG ATCGTCGTCGCTGGCATGGCTCTGCCTGGTCTGGGCTACATCTTCGCCTTCCTGGCAGCCAAGCTGCTGCACCAAAATGCAGCCGACGCCCTGACCATCGCCATCGAGACGGGCATCCAGAACACGGGCATCGCCATCTTCCTGCTGACGACCACGCTGGAATCGCCGGAGGCGGACATCACCACGGTGGTGCCCGTATCGGTGGCCGTGATGACGCCGCTGCCCCTGCTGGGCATTTATCTGTACAACCGGTGCTGGGGCAACAAGCGAATTAGTGAGGCCAGCGCCACCGCCTCCGAAGCGGAGCGGATAGCTGGGGCGATACATTAG